GGGAATTGGATTCCGAGATTTCTGAAATTGAATCAGAAATCAAATCCATCATGGATAAAATCAATTCGCCAATTCTAAGCATTCCGGGTATTAACTACCGCATGGGTTCTATGATTATTGCTGAAATAGGTGATTTCAGTAGATTTGATTCTCCTGATAAGATACTTGCTTATGCAGGATTATCGCCTTCTACATATCAATCAGGTCAATTGGAATCATCGTATTCACATATGGAAAAACGTGGCTCCAGGTATCTTAGATATGCTTTGTTCAATGCAACAAAATTTGTATGCCATTGGGATCCGACTTTTGCTGCTTACTTAGAGAAAAAACGCTCTGAAGGTAAGCATTATAACGTAGCCATTTCACATGCTGCCAAAAAACTTGTCAGAGTGATTTATCAGCTAGAAAGATCTGGACAATCCTATATCAAAGCATCTTAGATCTCTTAATATAAATATCTCCTTTTTGAGCATCCGCGAAGATGCTCTATTTGTCATGCAGTTATCAATGTTCAAATTTGCTTGAAATGCATTTACACAATTCATTCAAAAAATTTTAAATTAGTCTTGACTTTTAATAGTTAGTCTTTCTTTATGTTCCGTATTAGGCAATTGCAGAATTCTGAGGATGTCTAAATTGTGTATGCAACAGATACATATTCCTGCGTAGAATCGCTCCTTCCGCAATGGTTTGCTTCGGGACTTATAGTTTCGCAATTAACTAATACTCCATATAAGTAGATTAAGATAATATCGTCAACCTACTGCATAGGATTATTCCTATGTAGCTCACAAGTACATTTTTCTTGTGGTTATGATACCTTGTTGCCCTATATTACTTTTCGAAAACCAGCCCGATGATGTAATAGTTTAAATCACTAAAGTATCATGCAATCGTTCTCTGTCAAAAAGTAATATAGGACGGCAATTCTCTCAATCTATATCTGATAGGTAATGCGAAACTGCATAATAGTTTGCATCTTGCAAACCATGATATTACTTATATTGTTCCGCAGTTACCAATTAATATGTTTGCTGTTCTATTATACTAATCTCTTCGACATTTTTCGTTAGGGAATCATTGGGGTTTTCTTTTCATGAAAGGAAGTGCGAGCCTAATATCCCGCACTTCCAATAATCATTCATAAAACTTAGCACTTAGATTATTATTTTGCTAATTTTACGTATTTGAAATTCATATCCTGGAATGCTGTTCTAATAACACCGGATTCGATTTTGCCACTATAGATATAATCTCTGGATCTCCAGTAGATAGGTCCAATCGGAAGATCTTCCATTAACTGTTTTTCAAGTTCCACTAAATAACCAAAACGGGTATTAAGATCTAATTCTGTACGAACCTTGCCTAATAACTCATCATATGCTGCATTGCTATAGCTTGTATGATTGTTACCATTACCAGTCTCAAACATATCAAGGAAGGTCATAGGATCATTATAGTCCGGGCCCCATCCAGCGAATACAATGGAGAAATCCTTATTTGACATTCTTTCAATTCTACTCTTGAATGGCATAGATTCTACCTGTACATCGATACCAAGATTTACCTTTAACTGTTCCTGAACGAAGGCCGCATTCTTGATTGCTGTATCCGTATCATCACAGATCATGGAAAGGGTTATGGTGTCTACTCCTAATTCTTCTAACGCTTTTGCATAGTATTCCTTTGCTTTCGCTACATCTACAGTAGGAACTAAGCTGCCTACTTCTTCATTAAACTTCTTGGATAAACCGTTAATAGCAGGAGCTGTAAAGGAAACTGCAGGTTTGGAGGTATTCTTAACAATACTATCAACAAAGGCCTGTTTGTCCAACGCATAAGTTATCGCTTTACGAAGATTAGCATTTGCCAACTGGGAATCCGTTAAATTGTACTCTAAATAGAAGGTAGAACCATCATCGTAGGTGAGTACTGGGAAGTTCTCAGTTTTCATTAATGCTGCCTGCTCACCGTTGATATTTGTTAAATCCAATTCTCCGGCCTTGAAGGCATTTAATGCAGCATTGGTATCATTAATCATGACGAAATTAATCTTTTCTAATTCAATTTGATCTGCTGCATAGTAATCCGGGTTCTTTTCAAGAAC
The nucleotide sequence above comes from Variimorphobacter saccharofermentans. Encoded proteins:
- a CDS encoding peptide ABC transporter substrate-binding protein; this encodes MKLKKILAAMLAISISASMLTACGTKEPEVNNSTEQNSGTETNNEDTQATNDRTLYPGTAEANAITVNITSEPPELFSVTTTDTTSFSVIRHVIENLVMLDENDKVVPGVAKDWTVSDDGLVYTFNLRDNMKWSNGEPVTANDFVFAWKALLTPEFAADYAYFGYVFKNGLAYNQGEVGAEELGFKAVSDYVLEVTLENPTAYFLDTLAFGVFAPVNEKAYNEFGTAYGTDSDKMVYNGAFRIASWEHESKIVLEKNPDYYAADQIELEKINFVMINDTNAALNAFKAGELDLTNINGEQAALMKTENFPVLTYDDGSTFYLEYNLTDSQLANANLRKAITYALDKQAFVDSIVKNTSKPAVSFTAPAINGLSKKFNEEVGSLVPTVDVAKAKEYYAKALEELGVDTITLSMICDDTDTAIKNAAFVQEQLKVNLGIDVQVESMPFKSRIERMSNKDFSIVFAGWGPDYNDPMTFLDMFETGNGNNHTSYSNAAYDELLGKVRTELDLNTRFGYLVELEKQLMEDLPIGPIYWRSRDYIYSGKIESGVIRTAFQDMNFKYVKLAK